The genomic window agccctccagttctggtaacatccttttaaatctttcctaaaaATCAGTTATAATCATAGGGAATGGTAAAACAGGCTCAAAAGGTCCCAACGGTCAATTCCTGCTCCAATTTCATTATGCTATGACTCTAATCCCCACCGAAGGGAGTAGAGGTCTCCCACAGAATCGTCCGGTATTGCCAGTCTAAATGAAGAGCTCAGGTCTTTGGAATGGGAGTGGTGCCTATTGAGGCTCCCCATTGTTCCACATCTAATACATGGAGGATTTTCCACTGGGatcctgcaaccacaggataAAGCAAAACCTTCAGATAAATAGGGAGGAAAACCCATTCTACCTTCACATCCTGCCAATAGGGGCCTCCCCGGGTGAAGAGGAAATAGCTGTAAAGGTCATCCTTCTGATGGCTGAAGTACATCTCACTGCTGATGTTTACCATCCAGGGACGGCCATCCCCTCGGAGACGAATATGCAGCGTGTTGAAGTTTGTCAGGTCGTGGTActtcttgatgtcaaaggcacCCTGTGGAAAGGGGCAGAAAGTCGATGTGATGGCAGTGACGGCACACTCACTGGGAACTCCACACGCACTGTGGGGAACTGTCCATGTGAGCTACATGGTTGtagcggggggggtgggggtaaaGAGCTGAGAGGGTTCGAGCGTTAAGGGCAAGAGGGAAAGACAGAATGCTGAACAAGGAAAGAGGGCAGGTGAGTGAGGCACGGGTGGAGGAAAGTCCAGGATGGAGTGATGCGTGGGAAATGGAGAATTGAGGAGGGGCTCACCCTCTGTGAGGAGGGGCACGTGGAGGACAGGCGTGGAGGGAAGGaaatgtgtggggggggggggggaaatgtgtgggggggggggggaagtgtgtgtgtgtgtgtgtgtgtgtgtgtggtggggggggacaagagagtgtgtggggagtgtgggtgtggtgggagaggaggaaagagtgtggggggagtgggtgtgggtggggtaaCGGGCCCGGCACCTTGAGCTGGCGGCTCCTGAGGCTGCAGTAGCCGCTGTAGCGAGTCTCTCCGTCCCGGGGGGGCTCGGTGCGGAGCTCACCGCTCAGCAGCGCCGTCCTGCCGTTGGCCCCGACGCTGAGGCGGGCCCGGCTGCGGCCCCCGATCTCCCGGTCGCTGGAAACGAGCCAGTGGTCGAGGCTGCCGGCTCCCCGCGCCTGCCACAGGACGCGGTTCTGCTCGAGCAGTTCCTGGCGGAGGCCGCCGGGGCCCCGCAGCTTCTCCACCACCTCGGCCCACAACAGGCCCCAGTGCCGGCGCACGCCCTGCCGCCAGTCGCCGCGCCTCAGCCAGCTCCAGGGCGCGGACTGCGGGCTTGCCGGGGCCCCGGGACGCCGGTAACCGCGGACCCCGAACGGCGACGGGGACAGCAGCCCGCCGCCCGGCCGCGGCGGCGGCAACAACAACAACCTGAGGCGGCCCGCCATTTTGACCGCTTCCCAggtaacggggggggggggaaaggccTCAAAAAAATCCCAGAAATTACCCGGAAAATACCGTAGTAAAAACACGCTCAACATAACCCCAACGATACATCTCTCTCCCCGCCGCCGCCAAATTAtcccaataaaaaaaaactccaaaacgACCCCCAAATTGTTGCAGAAAATTTTCACTCGCACTCCCCCGGCAAATACCCCAGTAAAGTCCACAGAAACAGCCCGATGATCTCTCTTCCCACCCCACGCCCCAAATACGACAGTATActcttcccccaccacacacctCCAAGATCACCACAGTAAAACTCCCAAATGCTCCCCAAATACTAGTATACACTCCCCTCAATTACCGTAGTAAAACTCTCAAATGCTCCCCCAAAATGCCAGTAAACCCCTCAAAATTACCACAGTAAAATTCCTAAATGCCCCTCTCCCAAAATAGCCCAGTAACCCCATCCCTCCATAATATTATACCCACCCAAATTATCACAGTaaaattccaaaatgcatcccaaAAAAAATACCCGGTGTCCACCCCACCAAGAATGCTGGTAGACCTCCCCAAATTACCACAGAAAAACTCCCAAATGCTCCCCCAAAATATCCCAGTAATAGCCCAAATACCCCAGTATATCCCCAAAGTTACCCCTCAATCACTGTAAAATGCCCCCAAAATATTCGCCCCCATATATACTTCCCAAATGTATCCCAAAATTATCCCAGTGAGACTTCCAAATGTCCTCAAATAACTCAGTAAATGCTAAAGATACCCCTGTATAGTGAAGggggttgagtagattgggcctgtattcattggagtttaatgGAATGAGTACATAACAAACGGGAGCGGGAATAGCCCATCTGGCCCGTTGAACCTggtccgccattcaataagataacaGCTTGATATTGTCGTCAACTCAGATCTGCCTACTCACCATAACTGTTCCATCactgttgaaaatttatttttgccttaaaacattcaacgaggtagcctcaactacTTAAAATCCAAAagacatcgtgggctgaagggcctgttctgtgctgtaatgttctatgttccaactgcagatgctgtaaatcagaatcaaaaacaaagttgctagaaaagctcagcaagtctggcagcatctgtgaagttctgaggcagggtcaccagaccctaaaTGTGAACTCttgatttctccttcacagatgctgccagacctgctgagcttttccagcaactttgtttttgttagcctcaactacttcactgggcagggaattccacagattcacaaccctttgggtgaagaagttactCATCAATCTTAAATCTGCTTCCTGTACTTTGAGACTATGGAACTTTATCGAAACAGAAGATTCTGAAGagacttggcagggtagatgtggaaagctTGTTTTGccctgagagtgtgtgtctgggagtagagggcattgtctcaatctaaggagttgcccatttaaaacagatgaggaatttcttttctcagagtagcaaatctgtggaattctttgccacagagggtTGTCAAGGCTGggttattaaatatattaaaagcTGATAGAGACGGATttataatcagtaagggaattgagggtcatgggaaaagacaagaaagtggagttcaggattatcagatcagctacaaggttattgaatggcagagcagactcaatgggctgaatagcaaACTTCTGTTCATACATATAATGGTTTTACAATTGATCTTGATCCCCACTAATCTCCTAAAAAGTCCTCCACATCCCCAGCAAAACCCTTCCCCTCAAAAAATCCTCCTCACCTCAATCCTTCAGTAATTCCTCCCAAGAATCCGACCAAACCTCAAATTCTAAGAAACCTATCATAAAACGGTCTTAAGCCCCAGACCTCAAGTGACCCCCTCCCTCAGAAATCCTCCTAATCCCCAACCTCCTAGtgtggccctttgagcctgctgtaccattcaatatgatcatggctaattattcaactcagtaccctgttcctgcttagTTCCTGTACCCTTTCATCGCTAACATCTGAAAAATTCGGGAAAGAGAAATTACTCAGTGACTTGTCCACCACAGATTCGTTgccctttgagtgaagacatttttcttcatctcagtctcaaaCAGTCTGATTCATATCCTGAGACTAAGTCCCCTGGTCCTAGAttccccaaccagggaaaacatccttcctgtatcttgTCTGTTAGAATTCTCTACGTTTTAATCAGATCCCTCTCTAATCCTTCTGAACGAGTGAACATAGGCCCAGTCagtccaatctctccttaaaaAGGACAGTCCTGTCAGCCCCAGTATCAGCTGAGTGAACTGCTGCTGCACTCCATCTATGACAAGTATAGAAGAaatgagactctgaaagcttgtgtcttcaaataaacttggactataacctggtgttgtgatttttgacattgtccatcccagtccaacaccagcatctccacatcaagtGTATCTTAGGCAGAGAGACCAAATCAGTGTGTAATACTTATTATGTTGACTTCCTGTCTCCTCAACCAATTGTCATCCATATTGTACAATGATTTCTGTATTCTGTGACCTCTCAAAGGTTAGGAAGTGAATATTCCAGGAActttaacatttcaaaaataacatGCTAAAGGGAAAAGCTGGGCACAGGTTGTCAAAATAGATGACACTAGGACAATTGTGAGGAAGGAGCTTGGCTCAGAAATGCAGTGAATAGACTCACCAGCATGTCGTGAACCAACAAGGGGCATATAGTACTGATGAGTGAAGATAATGGGACCCCCAACAGCTACAAAACAACTGGATACAGTATTAATCCAGGAATACTgttcagacagacagtcacaacacagtaaaattaaaatcttCAAATACCCTCAAAATTGACTGCAATGTTTCTTAACCAGACTTCTGAATACCTAataccacctcttcctccactacatcgatgactatgggtgctgcctcgtgctcctacgaggagcttaaacagttcaACTTTATtaacatctttcaccccaacctcaaatttacctgaagcatctccgatacctccctctccatctccttctctggtgactgcctcgaaactggcagttcattcaagcctactgactcccgtAGCTATCTGGACTACacctccacttacccaccctccatcaagaatgcaatcccttactcccagttcctctgcctccactACGTCTGCttccaagatggggcgttccactcatgcacatcccagatgtcttcctatttcaaggaccgtaacatttctccccccaaacccccccggtgatcaaaaatgctctcaacctcatctcttgcatttcctgcacgtCTACCCTCACATCCCATAACCTCagtaaaaataaagacagaattcccccttgtcctcacataccaacaTCCCAACCTCTGCaatccagcgtatcattctctgccacctacaatctgaccccctaatcaaagagatatttctctcctcaccccatctgcctttcacaGAGACCACACGGTCCATGACTCCTTCATCCGTTCCACTCTCctcactagccccaccatccccagaacctttccctgcaaccacaggaagtgctacacccacCCCTACAcgtctcccctcacctccattcaagaccCAAAACAAACCTTGCATATCATACaggggttcatctgcacatcctcTAACCGGATTTACTGCATTccctgctcctgatgtggcctcctctacatcaggtgAGACCACATGTAGACTcggagaccgttttgtagagcgCCTGCGTTCCgtacgtgacaaatgacaatgccttccggtcaccaaccattttaactccccgtcccactccatgtccatcctgggcctcctcttgTGTCACtatgacaccacatgcaaactggtgGAATAAtacttcatattctgccttgggaacctacagccccatggcctaaacatagaattcacccgctttaaaatctctctgctgccagcctcatcccatgaccaagccTCCCCTCTCTTTCCTGCTTCCTCGACCAGACAGACCACAATCTGTCTAGCTTCGCTCCCACCCTATCCACACCAtgcatcccattgaccaatccccaccactttctacctgcactcacctatcaccatcccacctactttcctcaGCCCTACCTCTCCTCTctatatttatttcccagctaccttcccccaccccatctctgaagaagggtcctgaccggaaACGTCAACATTagtgttcctctgatgctgcctggccagctgttttcctgcagctccacactgtgttgtcatgCTAACCGATTTTCTATCCATCTTAATACAACATCCCCTAATCCATGCACTCTAAATTTTACACGTTAATCTCCTATGTGGaaatttatcaaaagccttctgtaAATCTAAATAAACCACATCTCTGGCTCCCCTGAATATTTCTACTAGTGATGTACATAAAAAATTCTaatagatttttcttttatttagttCTGTTCTCTCACAGACTAGGATGTttctgtttggccagcatttattgcccatccctagttatagagtcatacagcacagaaacagacccttcggtctcaCCCCGTCCATGacggccataatcccaaaccaaactagtctcacctgcatATGCTTGCTCCATAtcattccaaacatttcttaagcttgtactttttaaaattgtttctaaatgttgtaactgaacccatatccaccacttcctttggaagttcattccgcacgcgagcctctgtgcaaaaaaaaaatgccccccaTGTCTTTTCTAAAAGGATGCCCCCAGTCTTAATacccccatcctgggaaaaagacaagtgccattcaccttatccatgcctgtcatgattttaaaaacctctatgaggtcaccgcTCAACCTCCACACTCCAGtgtaaaatgtcccagcctatcctcataactcaaacagtccattcccagcaacaacctagcaaatctcttctgaaccttctccagctaaataatatgcttcctataacagggtgaccaggattggataaggtgagaaagtggtggtgagctaccttcttgaatcattgcaggaCATGTGCAgtgggtagatccacaatgcccttagggaaggaattccaggattttgacccagcaacaaagTCAGGATTgagtgtggcttggaagggaacttgtaggtggtgatttttccctgtatctgctgcccttgtcattctagattgaagtggacatggatctttggtaaatttctgaacAGCATGTTGAGGACTGTTGCtaatgagcattggtggtggagggagtagattcTTGTGGATTAGGTGGCAATCAAGGTGGTTGCTTTGTCTTAGACagtgttaagcttcttgactgttgatggagctgcacccatccaagcaagtggggaatatcccatcacactcctgatgtgtgccttgtggatggtggacagggtttgggagTCAGGAcacacagtattcctagcctctgacctacttttCTAgacactatgtttatgtggtgagtccagttgagtttctggtcaatgataaccccccaGAATGTTGAAAGTGGGGGATTCTGTGActataatgccattgaatatcaaggaccagtggttagattgtctcttattggagatggtcattgcctggcatatgTGAGGTGTGAATGTTACTAGCCACTTGTCACATTAAGCCTGGACATCttccagatattgttgcattttaacAGGGGCCGGTGCTCCATCAccaagttctctaaatgctccGTATTGGTGTTCCCTGTTATTAGCGCGTCATCTAGATTAAATGGAGACCTGGGCTAGGCCTTGTAAAACGTTCTCCATCGTCTGCCTAAATACAGCACAGGCTGCCGACACCCCAAATGGTAGTCTCGTATATTAGTATAAAACGCTATGGGTATTAACTGTAGCATCTAATCATAATTTCTTGCcacatgtccagcttcatgaaggacaacACCCttgccagctttgtgtataaatcctctagTTGGGTATTTATCCAATATAATGGATGACCATTTAACTAGACTTTTATTTTGATTGTTCagtaacatccaaatcagaaccaatttgACTGTTCCAAACCATATacaggtggactttccaggatgtgcactctcctggataccggccTATGAATTTTCTTTTACTCAATTCGTGCCTAGCGAGACTCTTGCCATCTTGAGACAGCATAGAATGGCTTGTCAGCCTAGA from Stegostoma tigrinum isolate sSteTig4 chromosome 10, sSteTig4.hap1, whole genome shotgun sequence includes these protein-coding regions:
- the ndufaf1 gene encoding complex I intermediate-associated protein 30, mitochondrial, yielding MAGRLRLLLLPPPRPGGGLLSPSPFGVRGYRRPGAPASPQSAPWSWLRRGDWRQGVRRHWGLLWAEVVEKLRGPGGLRQELLEQNRVLWQARGAGSLDHWLVSSDREIGGRSRARLSVGANGRTALLSGELRTEPPRDGETRYSGYCSLRSRQLKGAFDIKKYHDLTNFNTLHIRLRGDGRPWMVNISSEMYFSHQKDDLYSYFLFTRGGPYWQDVKIPFSKFFLSSRGRIQDNQHPLWLDKINTIGFTLGDKVDGPFQLEIDFIAVCNDRAHTEEFAYEKYKRNPEV